The Brassica napus cultivar Da-Ae chromosome C7, Da-Ae, whole genome shotgun sequence genome has a segment encoding these proteins:
- the LOC111207705 gene encoding phospholipase D delta, whose translation MAEKPTDDVMLLHGDLDLTIVQARKLPNMDTFSNHLRLCLTVCTNPTTTDEEEDRRARDGLPPPPQPQPSNARSHRKVITSDPYVTVVVPQATLARTRVLKNSQDPKWDEHFTISIAHPMSHLEFQVKDDDVFGAQIIGTAKIPVKDIASGSPVKGWFPILGASGKPPKKETALYIEMKFTPFDQIHTYRSGIAGVKGTYFPVRKGSQVRLYQDAHVMDGMLPEIGLDGGKVYQHGKCWEDICYAVSEAHHMIYVVGWSVFHKVKLVREPTRKLPRGGDLTLGELLKYKSEEGVRVLLLVWDDKTSHDKFGIRTPGVMGTHDEETRKFFKHSSVICVLSPRYASSKLGLFKQQVVGTLFTHHQKCVLVDTQAAGNNRKVTAFLGGIDLCDGRYDTPEHRILHDLDTVFKDDFHNPTYPVGTKAPRQPWHDLHCRLEGPAAYDVLMNFEQRWRKATRWKEFSLRLKGKTHWQDDALIRIGRISWILSPVFKYLKDGTNMVPEDDPIVYVSKEDDPENWHVQVFRSIDSGSLKGFPKYEDEAKSQNLESAKRLVVDKSIQTAYIQTIRSAQHFIYIENQYFLGSSYAWPNYKDAGADNLIPMELALKIVSKIRAKERFSVYVVIPLWPEGDPKSGPVQEILYWQSQTMQMMYDVIARELKAVESDAHPLDYLNFYCLGKRERFPDDKPDTNGSAESDSYRFQRFMIYVHAKGMIVDDEYVLMGSANINQRSMAGTKDTEIAMGAYQPHHTWTNKGKHPRGQVYGYRMSLWAEHLGKTGDEFVEPGDLECVRNVNETAEGNWKKFIDPKFSELQGHLIKYPLQVDVDGKVSSLPDYDSFPDVGGKIIGAHSMALPDTLTT comes from the exons ATGGCGGAGAAACCAACCGACGACGTCATGCTCTTACACGGCGACCTCGATCTCACAATCGTCCAAGCCAGAAAGCTCCCGAACATGGACACCTTCTCCAACCACCTCCGCCTCTGCCTCACCGTCTGCACCAACCCCACCACAacggacgaagaagaagaccgCAGAGCCCGAGACGGCCTCCCACCACCACCCCAACCACAACCTTCAAACGCCCGCAGCCACCGTAAAGTCATCACCAGCGACCCTTACGTCACCGTCGTCGTCCCGCAAGCCACCCTCGCCCGAACCCGCGTCTTGAAAAACTCCCAAGATCCCAAATGGGACGAGCACTTCACCATCTCCATAGCTCACCCTATGTCTCACTTAGAGTTCCAAGTCAAAGACGACGACGTTTTCGGCGCCCAGATCATCGGCACGGCGAAAATCCCGGTTAAGGACATCGCCTCCGGTTCACCGGTTAAAGGCTGGTTCCCCATCCTCGGCGCTTCGGGGAAGCCCCCGAAGAAGGAGACCGCTCTGTACATCGAGATGAAGTTCACTCCCTTCGATCAGATCCATACCTACCGCAGCGGTATCGCCGGTGTGAAAGGAACTTACTTTCCGGTGAGGAAGGGGAGTCAGGTGAGGCTTTACCAAGACGCTCACGTGATGGACGGGATGCTGCCGGAGATTGGGTTGGACGGTGGGAAGGTTTATCAGCACGGCAAGTGTTGGGAGGATATATGTTACGCTGTCTCCGAGGCTCACCATATGATTTATGTCGTTGGTTGGTCTGTGTTTCATAAGGTGAAGCTCGTTAGGGAGCCGACGAGGAAGTTGCCGAGAGGTGGGGATTTGACGCTTGGGGAGTTGTTGAAGTATAAGTCGGAAGAAGGTGTGAGGGTTTTGTTGCTTGTGTGGGATGATAAGACTTCTCATGATAAGTTTGGGATTAGAACG CCTGGAGTAATGGGGACACATGATGAAGAGACGAGGAAGTTTTTCAAGCATTCTTCTGTGATATGTGTATTGTCTCCTCGCTATGCCAGCAGTAAGCTTGGGTTGTTCAAACAACAG GTTGTTGGCACTCTATTCACGCACCATCAGAAGTGTGTTCTTGTAGACACTCAGGCCGCTGGTAACAACCGCAAAGTCACAGCTTTTCTTGGAGGTATAGATCTTTGTGACGGCCGCTACGACACACCTGAGCACAGGATACTACATGATCTTGACACTGTATTTAAGGATGATTTCCACAATCCTACATATCCA GTTGGTACCAAGGCTCCAAGACAACCTTGGCACGATCTGCACTGCAGGCTAGAAGGTCCTGCTGCGTATGATGTTCTCATGAACTTTGAGCAGCGTTGGAGGAAAGCCACACGGTGGAAGGAGTTCAGCTTAAGGTTAAAGGGGAAAACTCACTGGCAAGACGATGCTTTGATTAGGATAGGACGTATATCGTGGATTCTAAGTCCAGTGTTTAAGTATCTGAAGGACGGTACTAATATGGTTCCTGAGGATGATCCAATTGTGTATGTTTCCAAAGAAGACGACCCTGAGAACTGGCACGTTCAGGTGTTCCGTTCGATTGACTCTGGATCCTTGAAAGGGTTTCCAAAATATGAAGATGAGGCTAAGTCACAA AACCTGGAAAGTGCCAAGCGTCTTGTGGTGGATAAAAGCATACAGACAGCGTACATACAGACAATCAGATCTGCTCAGCATTTCATTTATATAGAGAATCAGTATTTTCTTGGTTCTTCTTATGCTTGGCCTAATTATAAAGATGCAG GAGCTGATAATCTTATACCTATGGAGTTGGCACTAAAGATTGTTAGTAAAATCAGAGCTAAAGAGAGATTTTCTGTGTATGTGGTCATACCATTGTGGCCTGAAGGCGACCCTAAGTCTGGACCTGTGCAAGAGATTCTATATTGGCAG AGCCAAACTATGCAGATGATGTATGATGTCATAGCAAGAGAACTGAAAGCAGTGGAGTCAGATGCTCACCCTCTAGATTACCTTAACTTTTACTGCCTTGGTAAACGAGAGCGGTTCCCAGATGATAAGCCAGACACCAATGGCAGTGCG GAATCGGATTCTTATAGGTTCCAGCGTTTCATGATCTATGTGCACGCAAAGGGGATGATAGTAGATGATGAGTATGTACTAATGGGATCTGCTAACATCAACCAAAGATCAATGGCCGGGACGAAAGATACCGAGATAGCCATGGGTGCATATCAACCCCATCATACATGGACTAACAAGGGAAAACACCCACGTGGCCAG GTGTATGGTTACAGGATGTCACTATGGGCAGAGCATTTAGGCAAAACAGGAGATGAGTTTGTGGAGCCTGGTGATCTAGAATGTGTCAGGAACGTGAACGAAACCGCTGAAGGGAACTGGAAGAAGTTCATTGATCCTAAATTCTCGGAGCTGCAAGGTCACTTGATTAAGTATCCACTGCAAGTAGACGTTGATGGTAAAGTGAGCTCACTTCCAGATTACGACAGTTTCCCAGATGTTGGTGGTAAGATCATTGGAGCTCATTCCATGGCTCTCCCTGATACTCTAACCACTTAA